A genomic stretch from Corvus cornix cornix isolate S_Up_H32 chromosome 9, ASM73873v5, whole genome shotgun sequence includes:
- the WDFY1 gene encoding WD repeat and FYVE domain-containing protein 1 isoform X2: protein MKPLDSVSRTIRVWLKRDSGQYWPSIYHTMASPCSAMAYHHDSRRIFVGQDNGAVMEFHISEDFNKMNFVKTYPAHQNRVSAITFCLASEWLISTGHDKCISWMCTRSGSMLGRHYFTSWASCLQYDHETQHAFVGDYSGQITLLKLEQNTCSVITTLKGHEGSITSLWWDPVQRLLFSGASDHSIIMWDIGGRKGRTLLLQGHHDKVQAICYIQLTRQLVSCSADGGIAVWNMDISREEAPQWLESDSCQKCEQPFFWNIKQMWDTKTIGLRQHHCRKCGQAVCGKCSTKRSSYPIMGFEFQVRVCDSCFESIKDEDRTSLATFHEGKHNISHMSMDISRGLMVTCGSDRIVKIWDMTPVVGCSLATGFSSR, encoded by the exons ATGAAGCCTCTTGACAGTGTTTCCAG AACAATCCGAGTATGGCTGAAGAGAGACAGTGGGCAATACTGGCCCAGCATCTATCACACTATGGCAT CACCATGTTCTGCCATGGCTTATCATCATGACAGCAGACGGATATTTGTTGGCCAGGATAATGGAGCTGTCATG GAGTTTCATATTTCTGAGGACTTTAATAAGATGAACTTTGTGAAAACCTATCCAG CTCACCAGAATCGAGTGTCTGCTATTACTTTCTGCCTGGCATCAGAGTGGCTTATCAGCACAGGTCATGACAAGTGTATCAGCTGGATGTGCACCAGGAGTGGGAGCATGCTGGGGAGACATTACTTCACCTCTTGGGCTTCATGTCTACA ATACGATCATGAAACTCAGCATGCATTTGTTGGTGATTATTCTGGACAGATCACTCTTCTGAAGCTTGAGCAGAATACCTGCTCAGTTATCACAACTCTCAAAGGGCATGAAG GGAGTATTACTTCCCTGTGGTGGGATCCTGTTCAACGGCTGCTCTTCTCAGGTGCCTCTGACCACAGCATTATCATGTGGGATATTGGTGGAAGGAAGGGGCGAacgctgctgctccagggacatCA TGACAAGGTGCAGGCTATCTGCTACATCCAGCTGACACGGCAGCTGGTGTCTTGTTCAGCTGATGGGGGAATTGCTGTTTGGAACATGGATATCAGCCGAGAAGAG GCTCCTCAATGGCTAGAAAGTGATTCCTGTCAGAAGTGTGAACAACCTTTCTTCTGGAATATAAAGCAAATGTGGGACACAAAGACGATAGGGTTGAGACAG CATCATTGTAGAAAATGTGGACAAGCAGTGTGTGGCAAGTGCAGTACCAAACGGTCGAGTTACCCAATCATGGGATTTGAGTTCCAGGTCCGTGTCTGTGATTCTTGTTTTGAGTCAATCAAGGATGAAGA CCGTACTTCCTTGGCAACCTTTCatgaaggaaaacacaacaTTTCACACATGTCCATGGACATCTCCAGAGGGCTAATGGTGACTTGTGGGAGCGACCGGATTGTGAAG ATCTGGGACATGACACCAGTAGTTGGTTGCAGCCTTGCCACTGGCTTCTCTTCCCGCTGA
- the WDFY1 gene encoding WD repeat and FYVE domain-containing protein 1 isoform X3 produces the protein MASPCSAMAYHHDSRRIFVGQDNGAVMEFHISEDFNKMNFVKTYPAHQNRVSAITFCLASEWLISTGHDKCISWMCTRSGSMLGRHYFTSWASCLQYDHETQHAFVGDYSGQITLLKLEQNTCSVITTLKGHEGSITSLWWDPVQRLLFSGASDHSIIMWDIGGRKGRTLLLQGHHDKVQAICYIQLTRQLVSCSADGGIAVWNMDISREEAPQWLESDSCQKCEQPFFWNIKQMWDTKTIGLRQHHCRKCGQAVCGKCSTKRSSYPIMGFEFQVRVCDSCFESIKDEDRTSLATFHEGKHNISHMSMDISRGLMVTCGSDRIVKIWDMTPVVGCSLATGFSSR, from the exons ATGGCAT CACCATGTTCTGCCATGGCTTATCATCATGACAGCAGACGGATATTTGTTGGCCAGGATAATGGAGCTGTCATG GAGTTTCATATTTCTGAGGACTTTAATAAGATGAACTTTGTGAAAACCTATCCAG CTCACCAGAATCGAGTGTCTGCTATTACTTTCTGCCTGGCATCAGAGTGGCTTATCAGCACAGGTCATGACAAGTGTATCAGCTGGATGTGCACCAGGAGTGGGAGCATGCTGGGGAGACATTACTTCACCTCTTGGGCTTCATGTCTACA ATACGATCATGAAACTCAGCATGCATTTGTTGGTGATTATTCTGGACAGATCACTCTTCTGAAGCTTGAGCAGAATACCTGCTCAGTTATCACAACTCTCAAAGGGCATGAAG GGAGTATTACTTCCCTGTGGTGGGATCCTGTTCAACGGCTGCTCTTCTCAGGTGCCTCTGACCACAGCATTATCATGTGGGATATTGGTGGAAGGAAGGGGCGAacgctgctgctccagggacatCA TGACAAGGTGCAGGCTATCTGCTACATCCAGCTGACACGGCAGCTGGTGTCTTGTTCAGCTGATGGGGGAATTGCTGTTTGGAACATGGATATCAGCCGAGAAGAG GCTCCTCAATGGCTAGAAAGTGATTCCTGTCAGAAGTGTGAACAACCTTTCTTCTGGAATATAAAGCAAATGTGGGACACAAAGACGATAGGGTTGAGACAG CATCATTGTAGAAAATGTGGACAAGCAGTGTGTGGCAAGTGCAGTACCAAACGGTCGAGTTACCCAATCATGGGATTTGAGTTCCAGGTCCGTGTCTGTGATTCTTGTTTTGAGTCAATCAAGGATGAAGA CCGTACTTCCTTGGCAACCTTTCatgaaggaaaacacaacaTTTCACACATGTCCATGGACATCTCCAGAGGGCTAATGGTGACTTGTGGGAGCGACCGGATTGTGAAG ATCTGGGACATGACACCAGTAGTTGGTTGCAGCCTTGCCACTGGCTTCTCTTCCCGCTGA